A portion of the Edaphobacter bradus genome contains these proteins:
- the yiaK gene encoding 3-dehydro-L-gulonate 2-dehydrogenase: protein MLRVPFDDLYEALKRAMHRLGLRECRAQLCARLFAETTRDGVYTHGLNRFPRFEAMVRNGSIDVHAEPTRVSGLGALERWDGRCGPGNLNAHVAVHRAIALAKQNGIGGVALGNTNHWMRGGTYGWLAAEQGLFAICWSNTLPNVPAWGATTPSIGNNPLVIAVPRAAGPVVVDMAVSQFSYGTLASYSKRHKPLPVPGGYDAAGNLTTDASAIEASQRALPIGYWKGSGLAIVLDMLGAMLSGGNATHQFSDEPLRETGQSQIFLVIDPASLASGQELDRIADGIIDSLRHAAPIDPAKPIRYPGEQTLRLREENLRLGVPVDPEIWNSLRAT from the coding sequence ATGCTCCGCGTCCCCTTCGACGACCTCTACGAAGCCCTCAAAAGAGCCATGCATCGGCTCGGCCTCCGCGAATGCCGCGCCCAGCTTTGCGCGCGCCTCTTTGCCGAAACCACACGTGACGGCGTCTACACTCACGGCCTCAACCGCTTTCCTCGCTTTGAAGCCATGGTCCGCAACGGCAGCATCGACGTCCACGCCGAACCCACCCGCGTCTCCGGCCTCGGTGCGCTCGAGCGTTGGGACGGCCGCTGCGGCCCCGGCAACCTCAACGCTCACGTCGCCGTCCACCGGGCCATCGCACTCGCGAAACAGAACGGCATCGGCGGCGTCGCCCTTGGCAACACCAACCATTGGATGCGTGGCGGAACCTACGGCTGGCTCGCCGCCGAGCAAGGTCTCTTTGCCATCTGCTGGTCAAACACCCTCCCCAACGTCCCTGCCTGGGGAGCGACCACGCCCTCCATCGGCAACAACCCACTGGTCATCGCCGTCCCGCGCGCGGCAGGCCCAGTCGTCGTCGACATGGCCGTCTCCCAGTTCTCCTACGGCACGCTTGCCTCATACTCCAAACGCCACAAGCCGCTCCCCGTCCCCGGAGGCTACGACGCCGCAGGCAATCTCACCACCGACGCCTCCGCCATCGAAGCCTCACAGCGCGCTCTGCCCATCGGCTACTGGAAGGGCTCCGGCCTCGCGATCGTCCTCGACATGCTCGGAGCCATGCTCTCCGGAGGCAACGCCACCCATCAGTTCTCGGACGAACCACTCCGTGAGACAGGCCAGTCACAAATCTTCCTTGTCATCGACCCAGCCTCGCTAGCCAGCGGACAAGAGCTCGACCGCATCGCAGACGGCATCATCGATTCGCTCCGCCACGCTGCGCCCATCGATCCCGCAAAGCCCATCCGTTATCCCGGCGAGCAAACGTTGCGCCTACGCGAAGAGAACCTCCGCCTCGGCGTCCCCGTCGATCCCGAGATATGGAACAGTTTGAGAGCGACCTAG
- the larE gene encoding ATP-dependent sacrificial sulfur transferase LarE: MTSLIEPMSCPAMLPCAIAAHDPPASPADNTITTDNPRQHIRQAILISSIRALHTIISELLNHPQQLDKHPPPTRTIYVMDLAAKRALLYDALRDLGSIMVAYSGGTDSAYLAFAAHQVLGSNMLAVIADSPSLPRAELAAALAFTTTHNIPTHILHTAELDNPDYQRNDSRRCFHCKDELFTQMEAERAARGFLHIAYGMNLDDRGDFRPGQQAAALHHAVAPLVTAQLAKSEIRALAREANLPLWDKPASACLSSRIEYGRPVTREALSQVEQAEDALHALGFKQVRVRHHGDLARIEIARDELPLALDLETLDRITAALKPLGFLYITLDTQGYRSGSMNEVLPSSAIAPAAR; this comes from the coding sequence GTGACCTCTCTCATCGAGCCCATGTCATGCCCGGCCATGCTACCTTGTGCAATCGCCGCGCACGATCCACCAGCCAGCCCAGCAGATAACACCATCACCACTGACAATCCACGACAACACATCCGCCAGGCCATCCTCATCTCCTCGATCCGCGCGCTCCACACCATCATCTCGGAACTTCTCAATCACCCGCAACAACTCGACAAACACCCACCCCCAACGCGTACCATCTACGTCATGGATCTCGCCGCCAAACGCGCCCTACTCTACGACGCTCTCCGCGATCTCGGCAGCATCATGGTCGCCTACTCCGGCGGAACCGACTCCGCTTACCTCGCCTTCGCCGCGCACCAGGTCCTCGGCTCCAACATGCTCGCTGTCATCGCCGACTCCCCCTCGCTTCCGCGCGCCGAGCTCGCCGCAGCCCTCGCCTTCACCACCACACACAACATCCCCACCCACATCCTCCACACCGCCGAGCTCGACAACCCCGACTACCAGCGCAACGACTCACGCCGCTGCTTCCACTGTAAGGACGAGCTCTTCACGCAAATGGAAGCCGAGCGCGCAGCACGAGGCTTTCTGCACATCGCCTACGGAATGAACCTCGACGACCGCGGCGACTTCCGTCCCGGCCAGCAGGCCGCCGCGCTTCATCACGCCGTAGCCCCGCTCGTCACCGCGCAGCTCGCCAAGTCCGAGATCCGCGCCCTGGCCCGCGAGGCGAATCTCCCCCTCTGGGACAAACCCGCCTCCGCCTGCCTCTCTTCGCGCATTGAGTACGGCCGCCCCGTAACCCGCGAGGCCCTCTCGCAGGTCGAACAGGCCGAAGACGCCCTCCACGCCCTCGGCTTCAAACAAGTCCGCGTCCGCCACCACGGCGATCTCGCGCGCATCGAGATCGCCCGCGACGAACTCCCTCTCGCCCTCGACCTCGAGACCCTCGACCGCATCACCGCCGCGCTCAAGCCACTCGGCTTCCTCTACATCACGCTCGACACCCAGGGCTATCGCTCCGGCAGCATGAACGAAGTCCTCCCCTCAAGCGCCATCGCGCCAGCCGCTCGCTGA
- a CDS encoding carboxylesterase/lipase family protein, whose amino-acid sequence MRMGLVKLGLAMLVFPGVVAVASYAEGPLQVKTDKGKIEGSFTADNQVRAFKGIPYAAPPVRELRWQPPQPAEKWKGVWLAKDFGKHCLQGVTYPDMVFDDPGASEDCLTLNVWTPSNPKGKLPVMVWIYGGGYVGGSTSEARQNGEFLAHRNVVVVSMNYRLGIFGFLAHPDLTAESPHHASGNYGLMDQAAAIAWVKNNISEFGGDPKNITIFGESAGSFSVSALMASPMSKDMIAKAIGESGGAFYSAGLRFPTREVAEKQGAEFAENVLHAKSISVMRRIPAEQLLNIASDRENHAPRFVPDVDGYFLPDSVPNIYAAGSQAHIPLLAGWNADEGRAAVVMAPVKPTAASFGEQAKKEFGDASARFLTVYGAATDEEALRSAGDYAGDRFIAYSTWRWMGVHVETGASPVYRYLFALGSPGDKFHLVAMGAFHSDDIEYVFGTLDSRQGAAWRPEDRKLSELIGAYWTNFARTGDPNGAGLPMWPSYNATGGWQVMHLDADSAAKPDAYRERYLFLDSVWSRPKVEAAGSH is encoded by the coding sequence ATGCGTATGGGCTTGGTGAAGTTAGGGCTTGCTATGTTGGTGTTTCCGGGGGTTGTGGCGGTTGCCTCGTATGCGGAGGGCCCGCTGCAGGTGAAGACGGATAAAGGGAAGATCGAGGGGTCCTTCACGGCGGACAATCAGGTTCGCGCCTTCAAAGGGATTCCGTACGCCGCGCCTCCGGTGCGTGAGCTGCGCTGGCAGCCTCCGCAGCCTGCGGAGAAGTGGAAGGGCGTCTGGCTCGCGAAGGACTTTGGGAAGCACTGCCTGCAAGGAGTCACGTATCCCGACATGGTCTTCGACGATCCGGGCGCCAGCGAGGATTGCCTCACGCTGAATGTGTGGACGCCGAGCAATCCCAAGGGCAAGCTGCCGGTGATGGTGTGGATCTACGGCGGCGGATACGTGGGTGGGAGCACGTCGGAGGCGCGGCAGAATGGGGAGTTTCTGGCGCACCGCAACGTTGTGGTCGTCTCGATGAACTACCGGCTGGGGATCTTCGGGTTCCTGGCGCATCCGGACCTGACGGCGGAGTCTCCGCATCATGCCTCGGGCAACTATGGGCTGATGGACCAGGCGGCAGCGATTGCGTGGGTGAAGAACAATATCAGCGAGTTTGGCGGCGATCCGAAGAACATCACGATCTTCGGCGAGTCAGCCGGGTCGTTTTCGGTGAGCGCGCTGATGGCATCGCCAATGTCGAAAGACATGATCGCGAAGGCAATTGGCGAGAGTGGTGGAGCGTTCTATTCTGCAGGGCTGCGCTTTCCGACGCGCGAAGTGGCCGAGAAGCAAGGCGCAGAGTTTGCCGAGAATGTGTTGCACGCGAAGAGCATCTCCGTGATGCGCAGGATTCCTGCAGAGCAACTGCTGAACATCGCGTCTGACCGGGAGAACCATGCTCCAAGGTTTGTCCCGGATGTGGATGGGTATTTTCTGCCGGACTCGGTCCCGAACATCTACGCGGCAGGGAGCCAGGCGCATATTCCGTTGCTGGCGGGGTGGAATGCGGATGAGGGGAGAGCCGCCGTCGTGATGGCTCCCGTGAAGCCTACGGCGGCAAGCTTTGGCGAGCAGGCGAAGAAGGAGTTTGGGGACGCCTCGGCGCGATTTCTCACCGTGTATGGCGCGGCGACGGATGAAGAGGCGCTGCGGTCAGCCGGTGATTATGCAGGCGATCGCTTTATCGCGTACTCGACGTGGCGATGGATGGGGGTCCATGTGGAAACGGGAGCGTCGCCGGTGTACCGGTACTTATTCGCGCTGGGCTCGCCGGGGGACAAGTTTCATTTGGTGGCGATGGGCGCGTTTCACTCCGACGACATTGAGTATGTCTTCGGGACGCTGGATTCACGGCAGGGTGCGGCGTGGCGGCCGGAGGATCGAAAGCTCTCCGAGTTGATAGGCGCGTATTGGACGAACTTTGCGCGGACTGGCGATCCGAATGGCGCCGGGCTGCCGATGTGGCCGTCCTACAACGCCACCGGAGGGTGGCAGGTGATGCACCTCGATGCGGACTCCGCAGCGAAGCCGGATGCTTACCGCGAACGGTATCTGTTTCTGGATTCGGTGTGGAGCAGGCCGAAGGTCGAGGCTGCGGGGAGCCACTAG
- a CDS encoding Gfo/Idh/MocA family protein, with the protein MDLEKVILEAAPPRPRVAKPIVMVGAGGIVHDAHLPAYAKAGFPVAALVDVSREKAEVLAKKFAVPFATDSIAEAIGYAPKDAVFDVAVPAKAIAGILPQLPDGAAVLIQKPMGETLAEAEEILNICRAKGLTAAINFQLRWAPNMLVARALTESGALGELHDMEVSVSCHMPWELWSFLSTAPRLEILYHSIHYVDLVRSWFGNPRGVYARTVRSPRTPELAATKSVITLDYGTDKRVFIASNHSHDFDPKMQRSFVQWEGMTGAMRAQMGVNLNYPVGLPDSLEYVIRGDGGWKDASVPGNWFPDAFMGSMGSLQAYVQGETKALPTSVEDAIDTMRVVEAAYISSERGGVALPGIE; encoded by the coding sequence ATGGATCTGGAGAAGGTGATTCTTGAAGCTGCGCCGCCGAGGCCCAGAGTGGCGAAGCCGATTGTGATGGTGGGTGCAGGTGGCATCGTGCACGACGCCCATCTGCCGGCTTATGCGAAGGCTGGCTTTCCCGTTGCGGCGCTGGTGGATGTGAGCCGCGAGAAGGCGGAGGTGCTGGCGAAGAAGTTTGCGGTTCCGTTTGCGACAGATTCGATCGCGGAGGCGATCGGGTATGCGCCAAAGGATGCGGTGTTCGATGTTGCAGTTCCGGCGAAAGCGATTGCCGGAATTCTGCCACAACTGCCGGATGGGGCGGCGGTGCTGATTCAGAAGCCGATGGGCGAGACGTTGGCCGAGGCTGAGGAGATTCTGAATATCTGCAGAGCGAAGGGGCTGACAGCAGCGATTAATTTTCAGCTTCGGTGGGCTCCGAACATGCTGGTGGCGCGGGCGCTGACTGAGAGCGGTGCGCTGGGTGAACTGCATGACATGGAGGTCTCAGTAAGCTGCCATATGCCGTGGGAGCTGTGGAGCTTTCTGAGTACGGCCCCCAGGCTGGAGATTTTGTATCACTCGATTCACTACGTGGATCTTGTGCGGAGCTGGTTCGGGAATCCTCGCGGCGTGTATGCCAGGACTGTGAGGAGTCCGCGGACGCCTGAGTTGGCGGCGACAAAGAGTGTGATCACGCTTGATTATGGGACCGATAAGCGGGTCTTCATCGCTTCGAATCACAGCCACGACTTCGACCCGAAGATGCAGCGCAGTTTTGTGCAGTGGGAGGGGATGACGGGTGCGATGCGGGCGCAGATGGGGGTGAATCTGAATTATCCGGTCGGCTTGCCTGACAGCCTCGAATATGTGATCCGGGGCGACGGGGGATGGAAGGACGCTTCTGTGCCCGGGAACTGGTTCCCGGATGCGTTCATGGGTTCGATGGGGTCGTTGCAGGCCTACGTGCAGGGAGAGACGAAGGCGCTGCCCACCAGTGTGGAGGACGCAATCGACACGATGCGCGTGGTGGAGGCGGCGTATATCTCCAGCGAACGCGGTGGTGTAGCGCTGCCGGGGATCGAGTAG
- a CDS encoding bifunctional 2-keto-4-hydroxyglutarate aldolase/2-keto-3-deoxy-6-phosphogluconate aldolase: MNKAEVLQRLREIGLVPVLRAESVEKALALAEAIAAGGVTVLEITMTVPGAIQVMRTLAEKRPDILIGAGTVLDAETARMCILEGAQFVVSPALNLQTIEMCHRYSIAALPGALTPTEVVTAWQAGADVVKIFPASAMGGAKYLASLKAPLPHVEMIPTGGVSLATAVDFLEAGAFALGVGADLVNAKAMAEGKPEVVTESAKKYMAIVKEFQSRSKK; the protein is encoded by the coding sequence ATGAATAAGGCGGAGGTGTTGCAGCGGCTGCGCGAGATTGGGCTGGTTCCAGTGCTTCGGGCTGAGTCCGTGGAGAAGGCGCTGGCGCTGGCCGAGGCGATTGCCGCGGGTGGTGTGACGGTGCTGGAGATCACGATGACGGTGCCTGGAGCGATCCAGGTGATGCGCACACTAGCGGAGAAGCGGCCGGATATCCTGATCGGCGCAGGGACGGTGCTCGATGCAGAGACGGCAAGGATGTGCATCCTCGAGGGCGCGCAGTTTGTGGTGAGCCCGGCGTTGAACCTGCAGACGATCGAGATGTGCCATCGGTACTCGATTGCGGCGCTGCCCGGCGCGCTGACGCCGACCGAGGTCGTGACGGCGTGGCAGGCGGGCGCGGATGTGGTGAAGATCTTCCCGGCGAGCGCGATGGGCGGGGCGAAGTATCTGGCATCGCTGAAGGCTCCGTTGCCGCATGTGGAGATGATTCCGACGGGCGGGGTTTCGCTGGCGACTGCGGTGGACTTCCTTGAGGCAGGAGCGTTTGCGCTCGGTGTGGGCGCCGATCTTGTGAACGCGAAGGCGATGGCCGAGGGCAAGCCGGAGGTTGTGACAGAGAGCGCGAAGAAGTATATGGCGATCGTGAAGGAGTTCCAGTCGCGTTCGAAGAAGTAA
- a CDS encoding glucose 1-dehydrogenase has product MPTQINVLDLFRLDNKVALVTGGASGIGAAIATALAQAGASVAVHGNRRPATETAEAIGPKAAAFRADLSSTTGAADLFSQVKEKFGRVDIVVNNAGTIIRHAAEEYPIEDWRTVLQVNLTSVFQLSQLAARDMIERNKSENAEKRSSGKIVNIASLLSFQGGIRVPAYAASKGGVAQLTKALANEWAPKGIQVNAIAPGYFATMNTEALQADETRNRQILERIPAGRWGQPTDLAGAALFLSSAASDYVTGTVLTVDGGWMGR; this is encoded by the coding sequence ATGCCCACTCAGATCAACGTCCTCGATCTCTTCCGTCTCGACAACAAGGTCGCCCTCGTCACAGGCGGCGCCAGCGGCATCGGAGCCGCCATCGCCACCGCGCTCGCGCAGGCCGGAGCCTCCGTCGCGGTCCACGGCAACCGCCGCCCCGCAACCGAGACCGCCGAAGCTATCGGCCCCAAAGCCGCCGCCTTCCGCGCCGACCTGTCCTCCACCACCGGAGCCGCCGATCTCTTCTCTCAGGTCAAAGAAAAGTTCGGCCGCGTCGACATCGTCGTCAACAACGCCGGCACCATCATCCGCCACGCCGCCGAGGAGTACCCCATCGAAGACTGGCGGACTGTCCTGCAGGTCAACCTCACCAGCGTCTTTCAGCTCTCGCAGCTCGCCGCCCGCGACATGATCGAAAGAAACAAAAGCGAAAACGCGGAAAAACGAAGCTCCGGCAAGATCGTGAACATCGCCTCGCTCCTCAGCTTTCAGGGCGGCATCCGCGTGCCTGCCTACGCCGCCAGCAAGGGTGGAGTCGCCCAGCTCACCAAGGCCCTCGCCAACGAGTGGGCCCCCAAAGGCATCCAGGTCAACGCAATTGCCCCCGGCTACTTCGCCACAATGAACACCGAAGCCCTGCAGGCCGACGAGACCCGCAATCGCCAGATCCTCGAGCGCATTCCCGCCGGCCGATGGGGCCAGCCCACCGACCTCGCCGGAGCCGCGCTCTTCCTCAGCTCTGCTGCCAGCGACTACGTCACCGGCACCGTCCTCACCGTCGATGGAGGCTGGATGGGACGATAG
- a CDS encoding sugar kinase produces MTAGEAGPVGLAIRPKQECRWDLLSLGEVMLRFDPGEERISVTRNFRVWEGGGEYNVARGLRRCFGERTTLVTALADNPVGRLLEDLMLQGGVDLSHLRWVEYDGIGREARNGIYFLERGFGNRGAMGMMDRGHTPVSQMKPGQVDWDAIFGGEGVRWFHTGGVFCALSASTAEVAGEAMQAAKRNGVVVSYDCNYRPSLWKSSGGRQAACNLNRELAEYVDVLFGHEGDLAASLCEATQGPPWHDRNSYDAMARRVLAEFANIKVIATTMRRSKTANRNDWAAFGYANGQVFESVAFDDLEIFDRVGGGDSFASGLIYGLMEAKGMQWALDCGVAHGALTMTTPGDSSMATLAEVERLMQGGSAAVQR; encoded by the coding sequence ATGACGGCTGGCGAGGCCGGTCCGGTGGGGCTGGCGATACGGCCGAAGCAGGAGTGCCGCTGGGATCTGCTGAGCCTCGGCGAGGTGATGCTGCGCTTCGATCCCGGCGAGGAGCGGATCTCCGTGACGCGGAACTTTCGCGTGTGGGAGGGCGGCGGCGAGTACAACGTGGCTCGCGGGCTGCGGCGTTGCTTTGGCGAGCGGACGACGCTGGTGACGGCGCTGGCGGACAATCCTGTGGGTCGGCTGCTGGAGGACCTGATGCTGCAGGGAGGCGTCGACCTGTCGCACCTGCGATGGGTGGAGTACGACGGCATCGGACGTGAGGCGCGGAACGGGATCTATTTTCTCGAGCGCGGGTTTGGCAACCGCGGCGCAATGGGAATGATGGACCGCGGGCACACTCCGGTGTCGCAGATGAAGCCGGGGCAGGTGGACTGGGACGCAATCTTCGGCGGGGAGGGCGTGCGGTGGTTCCACACGGGCGGCGTGTTCTGTGCCCTGTCGGCCAGCACGGCTGAGGTAGCGGGTGAGGCGATGCAGGCCGCCAAACGGAATGGCGTCGTGGTGTCGTACGACTGCAACTACCGGCCTTCGCTGTGGAAGAGCTCAGGCGGGCGGCAGGCGGCGTGCAATCTGAACCGCGAGTTGGCGGAGTATGTCGATGTGCTGTTCGGGCACGAGGGCGATCTGGCGGCGTCGCTCTGTGAGGCGACGCAAGGGCCGCCGTGGCACGACCGCAACAGCTACGACGCGATGGCGCGGCGAGTGTTGGCAGAGTTTGCGAACATCAAGGTGATTGCAACGACGATGCGGCGGTCGAAGACGGCCAACCGTAACGACTGGGCGGCGTTCGGATATGCGAACGGGCAAGTCTTCGAGAGCGTCGCGTTTGATGATCTGGAGATATTTGACCGCGTCGGCGGCGGGGATTCCTTTGCGTCGGGCCTGATCTATGGGCTGATGGAAGCCAAAGGGATGCAGTGGGCGCTTGATTGCGGAGTCGCGCACGGCGCGCTGACGATGACGACGCCGGGAGATAGTTCGATGGCGACGCTGGCAGAGGTCGAGCGGCTGATGCAGGGTGGATCGGCTGCGGTGCAACGTTGA
- a CDS encoding tetratricopeptide repeat protein, translated as MREVTPPEKLPPPVKMTGIGNSHLAIKASPEAQMWFDQGLNLLHDFWDYEASRAFEQGVRVDAQCAMCYWGIYQAQSFRHGPGPTYAQPALDAAARLMGHASKEERLYIEAAVEESAADKAAAGGQPNYEKVTAVWRQAVKENPKDSQAKIFLAESLVDGYDKAGEPKKGTGEAVAILQEVLAEAPNDSAANHYWIHAVEAGSHPELALRSATVLASLAPASGHMVHMPGHIFYRVGDYAQAEHWFAASTEVDERYLREQHVDVDNDWNYVHNLMYSIANLMEEGKLQEATALSARLAGARGQLAATLYVSSPRDGMARLDERLPVAMRMGDWASVLRMLAESKPEAKLENLNFLAGQLREFASGMLAVQAGDAANAEAASTRLDAELWRMSQHVKDVPRKKMDEKGPVMAEVLPDALPAPLMSSLSIMSLELRASILAQQKKLPEAKALFAEAAQEEKALGYREPPSFIRPVGETEGDALMRAGDFAGAHKAFAAALEERPKSGFGLFGMARSSEAAGDSSAAFAEYTKFMDAWKNGDEGLPEMTHAQEFIARQNVVASLGSSRGEAFVR; from the coding sequence ATGAGAGAGGTCACCCCGCCGGAGAAGTTGCCGCCGCCGGTGAAGATGACTGGGATCGGGAACAGTCACCTTGCGATTAAGGCGAGCCCTGAGGCGCAGATGTGGTTCGATCAAGGGTTGAATCTGCTGCATGACTTCTGGGACTATGAAGCATCGCGGGCATTTGAGCAGGGAGTACGTGTCGATGCGCAGTGCGCGATGTGCTATTGGGGGATCTATCAGGCGCAGAGCTTCCGGCATGGCCCGGGGCCGACCTACGCTCAGCCAGCCCTTGATGCGGCGGCGCGGCTGATGGGGCATGCGAGCAAGGAAGAGCGGCTGTATATCGAGGCTGCCGTCGAGGAGAGTGCGGCGGACAAGGCTGCTGCGGGTGGGCAGCCGAATTATGAGAAGGTGACTGCCGTGTGGCGGCAGGCGGTGAAGGAGAATCCGAAGGACTCGCAGGCGAAGATCTTTCTGGCGGAGAGTCTTGTTGACGGATACGACAAGGCGGGGGAACCGAAGAAGGGAACCGGGGAGGCGGTAGCGATTCTGCAGGAGGTTCTGGCGGAGGCGCCGAACGATTCGGCGGCGAACCACTACTGGATTCACGCGGTGGAAGCGGGTTCGCATCCGGAGCTTGCGCTGCGGAGCGCGACAGTTCTGGCGAGCCTGGCTCCTGCATCTGGGCACATGGTGCATATGCCGGGGCACATCTTCTACCGGGTGGGGGATTATGCGCAGGCGGAGCACTGGTTTGCCGCTTCAACTGAGGTGGATGAGCGATATCTGCGCGAGCAGCATGTGGATGTGGACAACGACTGGAACTACGTCCACAACCTGATGTATTCGATCGCCAACCTGATGGAAGAGGGCAAGTTGCAGGAGGCGACAGCGCTCTCGGCCAGGCTGGCGGGCGCACGCGGGCAACTGGCGGCAACCCTTTATGTCAGCTCTCCGAGAGACGGGATGGCGCGGCTGGATGAGCGGCTTCCTGTGGCGATGCGAATGGGAGACTGGGCGAGCGTGCTGAGGATGCTGGCGGAAAGCAAGCCCGAGGCGAAGCTCGAGAACCTGAACTTTCTGGCGGGCCAGCTTCGCGAGTTCGCGAGTGGAATGCTTGCGGTGCAGGCTGGCGATGCTGCGAACGCGGAGGCGGCTTCGACGAGGCTGGATGCGGAGCTTTGGCGTATGTCGCAGCACGTGAAAGATGTGCCCAGGAAGAAGATGGATGAGAAAGGGCCGGTGATGGCGGAGGTGTTGCCTGATGCTTTGCCAGCTCCGCTGATGTCGAGTCTTTCGATCATGTCGCTGGAGCTGCGCGCGTCGATTCTGGCGCAGCAGAAGAAGCTGCCGGAGGCGAAGGCGCTGTTTGCCGAGGCCGCCCAGGAAGAGAAGGCTTTGGGGTATCGCGAGCCGCCGAGCTTCATTCGACCGGTGGGCGAGACTGAAGGCGACGCCTTGATGCGGGCGGGCGACTTTGCTGGCGCGCATAAGGCCTTTGCCGCGGCGCTTGAGGAGAGGCCGAAGTCTGGCTTTGGGCTGTTCGGCATGGCTCGGAGCAGCGAGGCTGCGGGCGATTCGTCGGCGGCGTTTGCGGAGTACACGAAGTTTATGGACGCGTGGAAGAACGGCGATGAAGGTCTGCCGGAGATGACGCACGCGCAGGAGTTCATCGCGCGGCAGAATGTCGTTGCGAGCCTCGGGAGTTCACGCGGAGAGGCGTTCGTTCGATAA
- the kduI gene encoding 5-dehydro-4-deoxy-D-glucuronate isomerase, with translation MRLYQMADAVRYELMNTEDLRETFLLEGLFQPGEIEFAYVDLDRTVIGSAVPMDEALRLETEPELRAEYFLERRELGVLNVGGVGAVVVDGKMFALDKLDCLYVGRGSKDVSFSSKDAKNPAQLYLLSYPAHAEHPTAMVKFADLKPVELGSVETCNKRRIYKAIYKEGIKSCQLVMGFTMLETGSNWNTMPPHTHMRRSEVYFYFDVDPTHRVLHLMGPPDATSHLVVADKEVVVSPGWSIHAGVGTKNYTFCWGMGGENQAYDDMDGVAIADLR, from the coding sequence ATGCGGCTGTATCAGATGGCGGACGCGGTCCGGTATGAGTTGATGAATACCGAGGACCTGCGCGAGACGTTTTTGCTGGAAGGCTTGTTTCAGCCGGGCGAGATCGAGTTCGCTTACGTGGACCTGGATCGCACGGTGATTGGCTCAGCAGTTCCCATGGACGAGGCGTTGAGGCTGGAGACGGAACCAGAGCTGCGTGCAGAGTACTTTCTCGAGCGGCGCGAGCTGGGTGTGCTGAACGTCGGCGGTGTGGGCGCAGTTGTAGTGGATGGCAAGATGTTCGCGCTGGACAAGCTGGACTGCCTGTACGTCGGACGAGGATCGAAGGACGTCTCGTTCTCAAGCAAGGATGCGAAGAACCCCGCACAGCTTTATCTGCTCAGCTATCCGGCGCACGCGGAGCATCCGACGGCGATGGTGAAGTTCGCCGATCTGAAGCCAGTGGAACTGGGCTCAGTGGAGACGTGCAATAAGCGCAGGATCTACAAGGCGATCTATAAAGAGGGCATCAAGAGCTGCCAGCTGGTGATGGGCTTTACGATGCTGGAGACAGGGAGCAACTGGAACACGATGCCTCCGCACACGCACATGCGGCGGAGCGAGGTCTACTTCTACTTTGACGTTGATCCGACGCATCGCGTGCTGCACCTGATGGGGCCGCCGGATGCGACGAGCCATCTGGTTGTGGCTGACAAGGAAGTGGTGGTCTCGCCGGGATGGTCGATCCATGCGGGTGTGGGCACGAAGAACTACACGTTCTGTTGGGGTATGGGCGGAGAGAACCAGGCGTACGACGATATGGACGGCGTGGCAATCGCCGACCTGAGGTGA